The sequence below is a genomic window from Aphanothece sacrum FPU1.
GCAATGGTGGCATTTTCTACCCAGGCTATACCATTTGCCTCTAATTCATAAGGAATACCCCATTTTGGCTCAACCTTTCCTGATACATTAAGTTGTACTTCTCCCTGACCACCTAACCAGGCAACTTGTCCTTTAGTTAACACATTTAATAAGCTTAAATCTTCATTTTGTGCCTGAAATTTAAGAGCAAAATTATCATTTTTGGGCTTAACTTTAGCAAAGGGTAATTGATAGGGAAATGTGCCTTCTAATGTTAACGGATTAGTTCGTCTTCCTAACACACTATGAACAGAAAAATTAAATCTTCCTTCACTGTAAATAAACTCACCTTGAGTAGAATTAAGAGAGGTTTCGTTAATACTTGCTTGGTCAATGACCAGTTTTCCTCGTCCTTGAGGGTTCTCACGACTTCCCCCAAGGGTCAAAGTTGCATTGAGTTGTCCCCCAAAATTCAGAGGAGGAGGAACCGCTAATAAGTCTGAAATCTTCTCTAAAGAGATATTTTGCACGGTTAACTCCCCTTTTTGGGTTTTTTCCGTGATCTGGCCCGCAAATCCGACTAAACTGTTACCGACTTGTACACTGACGGGTTCTAGGGTCAACTTCCCTTTTGTCCAGTCACCCTTGGCAGTCATTTGATCTATCTGATATTGTCCCCATTTCCACTGCTGTCCCTGAAGATCAAAGTTCGCTTGTATTCCTAATTGGGGGGTCATTTTTAGGGCAACTTGACCGGTGAATTCTCCTTGTAATTCCCTTAATTCGGGTAAAGGTGCGGTTTTTTTGCGGTTTTTCTTGTCTTCATCCCATGTTGCACTAAAACGTTTAAAATAATCCAAACGATTGTTTAAGTCTGCTTTTCCTACTTCGATTAAGGGAGAGTTTGGGGAAGCATTTCCATAGAGATCGGCAGCTTTTCCGTATACGGGGGGGGTTAACCCTCTTTTTAAGTCATCTAAGTCAAAAATCTGCAATGTCTCTAAAATATCTTGCAAGTTTCCTTGATTAATGGCCACTTCTGCATTGATGAGGGGGCCGTTAGCGGTTGAGGTAAACTGTCCGTTAAGTTGATATTGACTGTTTTTCGCTTGCCATTGACCATTTTTAAGGGTAACGCTACCATTTCCATAATGAATGTTTCCGGTAAATTCTTTCCCTTTGAGGGTTCCCACAACAGGATTGGCGATCGCCACTTGTTTTCCGGTAATGGCCCCTGTTTGAATATCCCAGACAAATTTACCCGATAATTCCCCTGATACGGGTTGAGAGAGGAGATAATTAGAGGATACAAGGTTATTTTGCGTTTTTGTAATCGTTTTAGCTAAATTTTGCAGGAAATCAAGGGAAATTTGCTTAGCTTCTACTTGAAATTCTTGAGTTTGACGAATTCCTGTAACTGACTGCTGACCTTGTTTAATACTAAAGGTGACAGGTTGCCAATTTTTGGCTAATTCTAGGTTTAATTGGTCGTTACGTCCTGCTAATGCTAGTTTAACTCCTTGTGTGGGTTCTCCGGCAATATTTCCCGTTAAAACGGGTTCAAACTGTAATTCTCCGACTTTTAAGTTAATTAAGGCTAATTTCCCTTCTATAGTCGGGGTTTTGGGGGTTCCTGTGACTGTTCCCTCAAAGTCCATTTTTCCCGAATAGTTTAAGTTGGGGATGACAGAGGATAAATCAAGGGGTAAAGCGGTTAAATCAAAGCTTTTTGCGGCTATTTCTAGAAAAAATCCTTTTATTTGGGGTAATTTATCTGTTTTTTCGACTTCGGCCCAACCTTGGGCCGATAGTCCAAGAGATTTGATATTTTCTAAGGTTAAACGTTGTCCGTTCCAATTAAAATTAGTGGTTAAAGTTTGTCGAATGGATGGGATTCCTTGACTAAAATTTAATTGTCCTTTAGCTTGTAAATTCTCAGGATTTAATTTATCTAATTGACCAATAATTGTAACGTTTCCGTTTAATTTACCTGTTAAGTTGGCAGATATTTTTTTTAAATCAATGTTTTGAGGAGATAAAATTGTGATGAATTTTCCTTGATTTAAAGTTATCTTTTGTGCTGTAATAATTCCTTGAGATATAGCTAATTTGGCTATTCCCTGACCTTGAATACTGTCTAAAGAACCTGTTACATTACCTGATAAGTTTAATTGACTATTTAATGTTCCGTTTAAAGTAGGAGGACTATGGGTAAATAACTGAGTAATAGGAATATCTGAAGTGCTTAGTTGAGTTGACCACTTACCGTCAGTTAAGTTTATATTAGATGCTTGTATTTGACCTTTTTCTAAGTCTAAACCTGCTTTACCTTTTGCTTTAATATTCTCTAAACTATTATTGATTTTGCCACTTACAACTAAATTACCGTTAATATTTCCATTCAAATTTTGGGGTACTGTAGGTAAAATTTCTTTGAATTTAATTCCTTGAATACCTAAATTAGTTTGCCAATTTCCTTGACTTAACTGTAAATTATTAGCAGTAATATGTCCCTGATTTAAAACAAGTTTGGCGTTACCGTCAGCTTTAATATTATTAATATTTGCTAATTTTACTTGACCAGATACATTAAAAGTGCCTGCTAATTTACCTTGATTTAATTTATCGGGTAAAGATACATTTAGATTTTTTAAATTAATATTTTCTGCTTGTAATATTCCTTGCCAACTGCCCTGACTTATACTTATATTATTCGATTGAATGGTTCCCCCTGCTACCTGAAAATCAGCCTTACCTTGACCTTGTAAACTATCCGGTTTATTGACAATTCCTGATAAGTTAATCTGTGCATTTGTGGTTCCTATTTCTAGGGGTAAGGTAACATTATAAAGACGAACTAATGTAGTTGTCGGTACATTTTCTCCTTGAATATTAAGGTCAAATTTAGGCGCATTTTTAACAGTTAAAGATAGTTTTCCTGTTCCGTTTATTTTACCTCCTATGGTGGGGAATGCTTGAATATTATTAATAAATAAATTATGATTATTAAAGTTTAATTGAGCATTAATTTGCTTAAAATTAACCCGATCAACTTGTGTAGGTTTAGTTGTCGCAACCCCTAAATCAAAGTTAGGTTTATCAATACTTCCTGTTACTTGTAAAGTTGATTTAATTTCCCCAGAAAGAGCAACTTTAGGCGGTTTATGATTTAAAGTCTTAAAAAGATTAGAGATAGTTATCGGCTTAGTTTGAGCAGTTATATTATAACCTTTTCTTAAATCAATAGTACCACTTACAATACTATTAATAGCACCAAAATTAGTAGCTACTTGATTAAAATTAATTTCAGTCTCTTTAAAACGTAATTCTCCAGTTGTTTGGACAGTATGGGGTAAAGAGGAAACCTTAGCTGTAACCTGATGTAACGTCCCTATACCCCGTAATAAAGGTAATTGATTACTTCTTAAACTAACTTCTAAATTGGTATCTAATTCACCTGATTTAAGTATCACAGGCAGGGCAAATAAATTACCTACCTCACTAACTTTAAGTCCATTTCCTCGCACCAACAAATTAGTATTTCCTGTTGTCGGTTTAGCTACTCCAGAAACATTAAATTGTCCCCCTTGAGTTAGATTAGCATTGACCTCAAATTTAATTTCTTGATTATTATTAATAAAATCCGTTTGACTAGATAAGTTTTGCAACGTAACCGGGGAATTTTTTTGTCCATTATTCCCACGAGCCACTACAATAGTCTTAGCATTTTTAAGCCGTAAAGACTTGAGAGCAACCGGATGATTAGCATTAACCGGATCAAACTCAGTCAATAACCAATTTCCTTTGGTTCCTTGTTCTAAATAAATATCCGGTTCAATCGCAGTAACAACTATATCTAATTTCTGTTTCAATAATAACTTAAGAGGATTATAACTCACCCTTAATCCTTTCATAGAAACTTGAGCTTTATCAGTGGGAGTCGTTGAAATTTTAGTCTCCCCAAAATTAACTTGACCCAAAGAAAAATACTCCACCGAACCCATTTTAACAGGACGATTGAGAAAATTACTTAATTCTGCTTCTACGAGGGGAGATAAATGTCTTTGTACCCAAAACCACCCCGTAAGACAACTTCCCCCTAATCCCACCATCAAAACACCAGTTCCCCACCAAATTAGGGAACGATGGGATAAAATAGACTTAGGTTTAGGCTTAGACGTAACTACCAATGGTAATAGTAATTTGGTTTCCCGTTTACGTTGGGAACGATCTGTGATCATGGTTTTTCCTCACACCACCATAGTCAGCTCAAATAAATGGCGACCTTTGGCTTTATATTATAACCTTAAGTTAAACGTCTTATGGCTTCTAGAAGTCCTCTGGCTTTACTGATGGTTTCTTCGTATTCCGTTTCGGGATCAGAATCAGCCACTAAACCGGCCCCTGCTTGAACAAACACCTGATGTTGATTGCCTCCTAGAGATCTGACTACCATAGTACGAATAGTTATGGCCGTATTAAGTTGTCTTTCAAAATCATAATAACCATAAATTCCTGAATAGGGGCCTCGTCGTTCCGGTTCAAGTTCATGGATAATTTCCATGGCCCGAATTTTGGGCGCACCACTGACAGTTCCGGCCGGAAAACAAGCCTTCAGTAAGTCCCAGGCAGTCTTATTAGGGGCTAATTCTCCGATAACGTTACTAACGATGTGCATCACATGAGAGTATCGCTCAATGACCATTAATTCGTCAACCGTGACACTTCCTTCGAGACATACCCGGCCCAAATCATTACGCCCTAAATCCACTAACATCACGTGTTCAGCGATTTCTTTGGGATCTTGCAGTAAATCTTGAGCTAATGCTTGATCTTCTGTGACGGTTTTACCCCGTCTTCGAGTTCCGGCAATGGGTCTTAGAGTTGTTTTAATGTGATTTTCGTCCGTTTGTTCCGCTTTAACCATAATTTCGGGACTTGACCCGATAATTTGCCAATCCCCAAAATTATAATAAGCCATGTAAGGAGAAGGATTGATCAATCTGAGGGAACGATAGAGATTAAAAGGATTATCACTATAAATAGCCCGTAAACGTTGAGAAATGACCACCTGAAAGATATCTCCGGCCCTGATGTAGTCCTTAGCGCGACGGACATTATCACAAAATTGCGATCGCTGAGTATTACTTTCATACACTAAAGGCTCAACTTCAGGCGATTTCTGGTTTAATTCTAATATTTTGGCTTCTATGGGTAAAGGAAGTTGTAACTTCAACACCAATTTCGTCACGCGATCGCAAGCGTCTTGATAAGCATCTTCTCGACTAACAGTAGTATCTCGTAAATCTCCATAGGCGATCGCCCAAATTTTCCGTTTTACCTGATCAAAAATAATCAGATTATCAACTTGCATCCAGACCCCATCGGGCAAATCTTCATCTTTTAGGGGATAAACAGGGACTCTTGACTCGATCCATTGAATTAGTTCATAACCCCAAAAACCGAACAAACCGCCGATACCTGATGGGAGTTCAGGTAAAGTGACGGGAACAATAGGGCCAATACACTCAGTTAAGATCTCAAAGGGGTTGCCTTCAAACACTTTAACAGTGCCATCTCGATGAGTCTGGGTAGTAGTATGACCTCTAGTTTCTAATATCCAAACCGGATCACAACCCAAAAAACTGTAACGTCCGAGATTTTCTCCCCCTTCCACCGATTCTAATAAAAAACTATAAGGGCGATCGCCACATACTTTATACCAGGAAGAAACAGGGGTTTCCAAATCAGCCACCCATTCTTGATACACCGGAATAAAATTGCCTTGTTCAGCTAAAGCAGAAAACTGCTCAAAATCGGGAAAAATCATGGTTAAGAGCTAATGTTAAGAGATCGGACAAGGAGAGGAAGGAGAAAGGGAGACAAGAGAGAGAGGGATTTTTTGCCCAAATCTCCCATAGTCCCCAAACCTCCCCACACTCCCTATCTCATCAAGAAGTTAGGGGACGTAAAAAATTAAACGTCACAAGGTGCTTTACCGGAGAATTTGAGGGTAACAGGTTCAGGGTTGCTACCAATATTTCTGTCTTTCTTGCCGTTAAATTCCCGGCCTTGATTGACTTTTTCGGGAAATACTCCATCGGCAGGATGAAGATATTGTACTTCTCCACTGGGATAGACCCGGTAAATTTTATAGTTGTCGATTTTGGGTTTGAACTTAGTACGTAACTGAGTTCCCAAGGCCAGACATTGCTCTTTACGAGCTAAATACAGGAGATTGTCGCCTTCATTCATGATAGCGGCTCCACCTGTAGGCATCTCAAAGACTTGCTCTGTAGAGCTTGTCCAGGTGATAGCGTATTTTTCTTCACGCTCAGCTTTCGAGAGTAAGCCGCCAGTGCTACCACCGAATTTAGGTAGTTGTCCTTGAAGTTCTTCTGCCATGGTAATGTTATTCCTTCAAAAAGGTGTTTTAGGGCATGGTATCACTGAGATAACCTTTGTTACCTAGCTTTGTCAAGAACTGTAACAAAAGGCCCCTGGAATGGCTAAAAATCATCAGCAACAGAATTTACAAACCAACAGATTGTAGGATGGGTTGGCAAGGCTGAAGGAAGATTGCTGAAATTTAGGGAACCCGCGTGCCGTAACCCATCATTTATCGTCTTCTGGTGATGGGTTACGCTGGGCTAACCCATCCTATAAGTTTTATCTAATAAGCTTTTTCAATAAAGTGTGTCCAGGGATGGCATGATAGTTAATGATAACTTTCAATCTTGTTTAGACTTACGCCCTTGGGTCTATTCAGATTGAGATGGGGCCGATTACACGATTTATCATGACAAAATCAATCACTTTGAGGAGAACAATAGTGAAACGATTCTTTTTAGTTGCGATCGCAACAGTATTTTTCTTTTTGCAATTTCAACTTAATCCAGCCAACGCCATAGTATTGACTGAAGATACTCTTACCATTCCTTTAAATGAGTCAGGATCAAAGACTGTCTTTAAAGCTGAACAATATACTAATGGTAATAGACTGTTCATTCAAGAATGTACTCAATGTCATCTACAAGGTAAAACAAAAACTAACAATAATGTGAGTTTAGGACTCGCTGATTTAGGGAAAGCAGAACCTCCCCGTGATAATTTGTTAGCTTTGATTGATTACTTAGAAAACCCTACCAGTTATGATGGCGAAGATGACTATAAGGAATTACATCCTAATGTGAGTCGCCCTGATATCTATCCTGAGTTGAGAAACTGGACTAAACAAGATGTCGAGGATGTGGCAGGTTATATGCTAATTGCCCCCAGACTTGACCAAAGATGGGGCGGTACCATTTATTTCTAATCTGTCTTATAACCTTCATTTAACTCCTATTTTGTTAACATCTCTCTAGACTCTCTAGGGAGATTTTTCTATAATTGATCCCCCTAAATCCCCTTTTAAAAGCAGTTTTCTTTGTCGGTTTTGGTTTCTTTTTGCTAATCGTCTATGATAAGTAAAGCAATAAAACTTTACTTATCTTCATGAGTTCAATAGAACTAAAGCTCAAATCTCTGAAAAATATCGTAAAAAATAGCCTTCTGTTTGGGAATGAACCAACTCCTGAACTATTAGCTATCCTTAACGTTTATTTTGTGCAAGGAATCCTCGGTTTAGCCCGTTTAGCAGTTAGTTTCTTTCTCAAAGATGATTTAGGGTTAACTCCCGCCCAAATGGGGGCATTAATTGGGGTTGCGGCTATCCCTTGGATTATAAAACCTGTTTTTGGCTTTCTTTCGGACGGTTTGCCTTTATTTGGCTATCGTCGTCGTTCTTATATGATACTTTCGGGATTATTGGGCAGTTTATCTTGGATAATTTTAGCAACTGTCGTTCATAATGTTTGGTCAGCGACTTTAACTCTTTTATTAACGTCTATATCTGTAGCTATTAGCGATGTTATTGTAGACTCTTTAGTAGTAGAAAGGGCCCGTAAAGAATCTTTAGACAAAGCAGGTTCCCTACAATCATTAGCTTGGGGAATGTCTGCTGTGGGAGGTCTAATCACGGCTTATTTAAGTGGGTGGTTATTACAACATTTCAGTAATCAAACTGTTTTTGAAATTACCGCAATTTTCCCCTTTATTGTTTGTGCTTCTTCCTGGTTAATTTCGGAGGAACCTATTGCTAAAAATTCAACAAATTCTTCTGCTTATTCTTTCCCCATTAAAGAACAAAGTAAACAACTTTGGCAAGCCATAACCCAAAAATCTATTCTCTTGCCTACTTTGTTTATTTTTATCTGGCAAGCAACTCCTAATTCTGAGTCAGCTTTCTTTTATTTTACTACCAATGAATTAGGCTTTCAACCAGAATTTTTAGGACGAGTTCGTTTAGTCAGTAGTTTGGCGGCATTATTAGGAATTTGGGTTTATCAAAGATTCCTTAAAACTGTTTCTTTTAGAATAATTCTCGGCTGGAGTATCATCATTTCTTCTGGATTAGGTATGACAACCTTATTATTAGTTACTCATACCAATAGACTAATAGGAATTGATGATCATTGGTTTAGTTTAGGGGATAGTCTTATTCTGTCTGTTGCTGGTCAAATTGCTTTTTTACCAGTTTTAGTTTTATC
It includes:
- a CDS encoding translocation/assembly module TamB domain-containing protein; the protein is MITDRSQRKRETKLLLPLVVTSKPKPKSILSHRSLIWWGTGVLMVGLGGSCLTGWFWVQRHLSPLVEAELSNFLNRPVKMGSVEYFSLGQVNFGETKISTTPTDKAQVSMKGLRVSYNPLKLLLKQKLDIVVTAIEPDIYLEQGTKGNWLLTEFDPVNANHPVALKSLRLKNAKTIVVARGNNGQKNSPVTLQNLSSQTDFINNNQEIKFEVNANLTQGGQFNVSGVAKPTTGNTNLLVRGNGLKVSEVGNLFALPVILKSGELDTNLEVSLRSNQLPLLRGIGTLHQVTAKVSSLPHTVQTTGELRFKETEINFNQVATNFGAINSIVSGTIDLRKGYNITAQTKPITISNLFKTLNHKPPKVALSGEIKSTLQVTGSIDKPNFDLGVATTKPTQVDRVNFKQINAQLNFNNHNLFINNIQAFPTIGGKINGTGKLSLTVKNAPKFDLNIQGENVPTTTLVRLYNVTLPLEIGTTNAQINLSGIVNKPDSLQGQGKADFQVAGGTIQSNNISISQGSWQGILQAENINLKNLNVSLPDKLNQGKLAGTFNVSGQVKLANINNIKADGNAKLVLNQGHITANNLQLSQGNWQTNLGIQGIKFKEILPTVPQNLNGNINGNLVVSGKINNSLENIKAKGKAGLDLEKGQIQASNINLTDGKWSTQLSTSDIPITQLFTHSPPTLNGTLNSQLNLSGNVTGSLDSIQGQGIAKLAISQGIITAQKITLNQGKFITILSPQNIDLKKISANLTGKLNGNVTIIGQLDKLNPENLQAKGQLNFSQGIPSIRQTLTTNFNWNGQRLTLENIKSLGLSAQGWAEVEKTDKLPQIKGFFLEIAAKSFDLTALPLDLSSVIPNLNYSGKMDFEGTVTGTPKTPTIEGKLALINLKVGELQFEPVLTGNIAGEPTQGVKLALAGRNDQLNLELAKNWQPVTFSIKQGQQSVTGIRQTQEFQVEAKQISLDFLQNLAKTITKTQNNLVSSNYLLSQPVSGELSGKFVWDIQTGAITGKQVAIANPVVGTLKGKEFTGNIHYGNGSVTLKNGQWQAKNSQYQLNGQFTSTANGPLINAEVAINQGNLQDILETLQIFDLDDLKRGLTPPVYGKAADLYGNASPNSPLIEVGKADLNNRLDYFKRFSATWDEDKKNRKKTAPLPELRELQGEFTGQVALKMTPQLGIQANFDLQGQQWKWGQYQIDQMTAKGDWTKGKLTLEPVSVQVGNSLVGFAGQITEKTQKGELTVQNISLEKISDLLAVPPPLNFGGQLNATLTLGGSRENPQGRGKLVIDQASINETSLNSTQGEFIYSEGRFNFSVHSVLGRRTNPLTLEGTFPYQLPFAKVKPKNDNFALKFQAQNEDLSLLNVLTKGQVAWLGGQGEVQLNVSGKVEPKWGIPYELEANGIAWVENATIAAQMMPQAPLTKVQGKIFLNLDRLTVESLTGQFSGGKVAVTGSLPLLQSIPETNPLTIQFDDLALNLPQRYRGGVTGFLNITGSALTPKIGGNIGLFEGEIFLGDEKEENKNQGELLAKTEFADLRLTLGENIVVSRPPILNFLATGSLTVNGTLNKPLPEGIINLNSGLINLFATQLRLAGGKDNTAQFFSEKGLDPYLNVRLFTAATETSRNRVNINPNSAEINEPFSANSDSLQTVRIQAYVKGYASQLTDKIELTSQPQRTPEEIITLLGGNFLNTLGQGETTLGLANLAGTAVLGAVQGAIGEALGLNEFRIFPTTLINEKDLVDSSSLGVAAEAGVDLTNNLSLSIQKILNTDRPPELGIKYRINKSTTIRGSSNFSNDSRGSIQFERRF
- the trpE gene encoding anthranilate synthase component I, giving the protein MIFPDFEQFSALAEQGNFIPVYQEWVADLETPVSSWYKVCGDRPYSFLLESVEGGENLGRYSFLGCDPVWILETRGHTTTQTHRDGTVKVFEGNPFEILTECIGPIVPVTLPELPSGIGGLFGFWGYELIQWIESRVPVYPLKDEDLPDGVWMQVDNLIIFDQVKRKIWAIAYGDLRDTTVSREDAYQDACDRVTKLVLKLQLPLPIEAKILELNQKSPEVEPLVYESNTQRSQFCDNVRRAKDYIRAGDIFQVVISQRLRAIYSDNPFNLYRSLRLINPSPYMAYYNFGDWQIIGSSPEIMVKAEQTDENHIKTTLRPIAGTRRRGKTVTEDQALAQDLLQDPKEIAEHVMLVDLGRNDLGRVCLEGSVTVDELMVIERYSHVMHIVSNVIGELAPNKTAWDLLKACFPAGTVSGAPKIRAMEIIHELEPERRGPYSGIYGYYDFERQLNTAITIRTMVVRSLGGNQHQVFVQAGAGLVADSDPETEYEETISKARGLLEAIRRLT
- a CDS encoding photosystem I reaction center subunit II PsaD; translated protein: MAEELQGQLPKFGGSTGGLLSKAEREEKYAITWTSSTEQVFEMPTGGAAIMNEGDNLLYLARKEQCLALGTQLRTKFKPKIDNYKIYRVYPSGEVQYLHPADGVFPEKVNQGREFNGKKDRNIGSNPEPVTLKFSGKAPCDV
- the psbV gene encoding photosystem II cytochrome c-550, with translation MKRFFLVAIATVFFFLQFQLNPANAIVLTEDTLTIPLNESGSKTVFKAEQYTNGNRLFIQECTQCHLQGKTKTNNNVSLGLADLGKAEPPRDNLLALIDYLENPTSYDGEDDYKELHPNVSRPDIYPELRNWTKQDVEDVAGYMLIAPRLDQRWGGTIYF
- a CDS encoding folate/biopterin family MFS transporter; protein product: MSSIELKLKSLKNIVKNSLLFGNEPTPELLAILNVYFVQGILGLARLAVSFFLKDDLGLTPAQMGALIGVAAIPWIIKPVFGFLSDGLPLFGYRRRSYMILSGLLGSLSWIILATVVHNVWSATLTLLLTSISVAISDVIVDSLVVERARKESLDKAGSLQSLAWGMSAVGGLITAYLSGWLLQHFSNQTVFEITAIFPFIVCASSWLISEEPIAKNSTNSSAYSFPIKEQSKQLWQAITQKSILLPTLFIFIWQATPNSESAFFYFTTNELGFQPEFLGRVRLVSSLAALLGIWVYQRFLKTVSFRIILGWSIIISSGLGMTTLLLVTHTNRLIGIDDHWFSLGDSLILSVAGQIAFLPVLVLSARLCPKGIEATLFALLMSFTNLSALLSHELGALLTHLLGVTETNFDKLWLLVMITNLSTLLPLPLIRWLPNTDPQTQEKEAKGKIMSPSEVYENHTLGASIGESIIPELIPDFITNQER